A single region of the Vicia villosa cultivar HV-30 ecotype Madison, WI linkage group LG4, Vvil1.0, whole genome shotgun sequence genome encodes:
- the LOC131596788 gene encoding uncharacterized protein LOC131596788 has translation MDIPTDTVKERTRHTRAYKIPDIDVSGLIGLSSRLEGEVLRDFNHDYGNLLSILKTSFDPMALITLFQFYDPQLRCFTFQDYQLVPTLEEFSYILNIRITDDVPFIRVPEVVRFEKIGEALHMGIKEVERNWKSSGGVSGFYLCFLISRAEDAAKKEQWVDFSRLLAIMIYGIVLFPSRENFVSLAAICVFMNKNPVPTLLADAYFSIHSRSKKGGYVVGSCLPLLYQWFMLHLPVRGPFVLKKSSLKWSDRIVNLTSYDIRWNYCVGKIWNIITSCGQYPNVPLMGTRGCISYNPTLAYRQLGYAMERAQNDVEAFESVYFADGKDSLELEKIAYAWTKVHKRDQNTLSKKVPIAMGPYRKWVEARVANLLLPFARSCPLYEQPPVVLSDTVATELYIQTEADNIKLRAKGNEVGLERYFQDREKAELARKLKHAQGEGSSMTRAQRRSHDLMEESLYRKQQECAKLRRSESNSKRRMQDSEQHLVEEKAKSARLEEELASLRAQRRGDGRAHSVVRRS, from the coding sequence ATGGACATTCCCACTGATACTGTCAAGGAGCGTACAAGGCACACCAGAGCTTATAAGATTCCGGATATTGATGTTTCGGGGTTGATTGGTTTGAGTTCTCGGTTGGAAGGGGAGGTTCTTCGTGACTTCAATCATGATTATGGCAATTTGCTCTCCATCCTCAAGACATCTTTCGATCCAATGGCTTTGATCACCCtgtttcagttctatgatccacaGTTGAGGTGTTTTACGTTTCAGGACTATCAACTGGTGCCAACACTCGAGGAGTTTTCTTACATACTCAACATCCGAATTACTGATGATGTACCTTTCATTCGAGTTCCCGAGGTTGTGAGATTTGAAAAAATAGGTGAAGCTCTTCACATGGGTATAAAGGAGGTGGAAAGAAATTGGAAGTCATCGGGCGGTGTTTCTGGTTTCTATCTTTGCTTTTTGATCAGTAGGGCTGAAGATGCGGCGAAGAAGGAGCAGTGGGTTGATTTTAGTCGTTTGCTTGCCATCATGATTTATGGTATTGTTTTATTCCCTTCAAGAGAAAACTTTGTGAGTTTGGCGGCGATTTGTGTCTTTATGAACAAAAACCCCGTGCCAACGTTGCTTGCAGACGCTTATTTTTCGATCCATTCGAGAAGTAAGAAGGGAGGATATGTTGTTGGTTCTTGTCTTCCGTTGTTGTATCAGTGGTTCATGTTGCATTTGCCGGTGAGAGGACCTTttgtgctcaagaagagttctcttAAGTGGTCAGATAGGATTGTTAACCTTACATCTTATGATATCAGGTGGAACTACTGTGTGGGGAAAATTTGGAACATCATCACTAGTTGCGGTCAATATCCCAACGTTCCTCTCATGGGAACCAGAGGTTGCATTAGTTACAATCCCACACTCGCCTATCGTCAATTGGGATATGCAATGGAAAGGGCTcagaatgatgtagaagcgtttgAATCAGTGTACTTTGCTGATGGTAAAGATTCTCTGGAGCTAGAAAAGATAGCGTATGCTTGGACCAAAGTTCACAAGAGAGATCAGAATACTTTGAGCAAGAAAGTTCCTATTGCTATGGGTCCTTACCGAAAGTGGGTTGAAGCAAGAGTGGCAAATCTGTTGTTGCCATTTGCGAGGTCATGTCCATTGTATGAGCAACCTCCCGTGGTTTTATCTGATACCGTTGCGACTGAACTCTATATTCAAACTGAAGCGGACAACATCAAACTAAGAGCAAAGGGCAATGAGGTTGGCTTGGAGAGGTATTTTCAAGATCGCGAAAAGGCGGAATTGGCTCGTAAGCTCAAGCATGCGCAAGGTGAAGGTTCAAGCATGACACGTGCCCAAAGGCGATCTCATGACTTGATGGAAGAAAGCTTGTACCGAAAACAGCAGGAATGTGCAAAGTTGCGAAGGTCCGAAAGCAATAGCAAGAGAAGGATGCAGGATTCAGAACAACATTTGGTGGAAGAGAAAGCCAAGTCAGCTCGACTTGAAGAAGAGCTCGCAAGCCTCCGAGCCCAACGGAGAGGAGATGGAAGAGCTCATTCTGTTGTCAGACGATCCTAG